In Arachis hypogaea cultivar Tifrunner chromosome 7, arahy.Tifrunner.gnm2.J5K5, whole genome shotgun sequence, the genomic window TATAACCACAAGAGAAAGGTTGTCTTGGGTCTTCTTCTTTGGTTTCCTGGTCTTAGGTTTCCAATTTGGATTGGATGGCACACCCTTGCAAGTCTTATAGTTGTGCCCTGTTTGACCACACTTGCTACAGGTCACATAGAAACTTCTCCTCAGTTTTTCACCTTCGATAACAGTTTCTGCTGGGTCCTTCTGCCTGTTATATACCTTTGGACGACCAATTAGACGCTTAATGATAGGTGCAGTAGGCCTACTCTGATCAAACCGTATCCAGAACTCTTCACTTGTAACTGGTTGAATGAAGTGCTCGTAAGTCTTCTTCAGTGATTCCATGCATAACCATGGATGCACATAATCTTCCATGTTGTCATGTCTTTTTCTGATTGCTGCAACTGCATGAGTGCACGGCATCCCTTGACCAGCAAACCCAACAAGTTAAGGGTAAGAATTAGACATATTCAACTTAGACATATACAAATTGAGGATAACAATTGGACATATGCAAGTAAGGAAACAGCAGCAGCACACAGGCAAATCCAACAAGAAACAATTAGTGAAATATAATTAAAGTAGCAGTAGGCCAGCAAATCCAACAAGAAACAATGTCATAAGTAAATTAACAGCAACAGCACCAAGAAGAAATATTTAGGAAAATAAAATTACACACTGACCAGTTAATTGCCATCTGTTACAAGTGCATGTATGTTTAATGAGGTCCACATCCAACTTAGATCCCTTTTGTGTGACCTCAAATCGCTTGCACTCGTTATCACCAATCTACTTCGCAGTCCATTTGTTACTTGGCTTAACAAGCCCCTTCAACCTTTTCTCCTGAACCGGTGCAAGCTTTCCATGATGGCAATCTATCAGTCTCTTGTGCTGAACCATACGCCTCATGAGGTAGCAGCGCACCTCTTCGCACATTGTGAGTATAGGCTTGCACCTGTACTTGGTGAACTTGGAGTTGAAAGGCTCGCACATATTATTAGTCAGGTTGTCTACTTTTGGACCATGACTGATATAGGCCCTTACCCATGTTGCAGGTTCAAATTTCATCAGGTATGACTAGACATCCTGATTAACTTCCTTCAGCCTCTTCATTCTTGTCTTGAACTCAGCCACAGTTGTGCATTTTGCACAGTCCCACACAATTTTCCTGATATATAAGTCCTTGAAACGATTGATGAAATTCTTCCACATGTGCATTCGGCATTATCTCCTTCAATGCAGGCATCAGTCCCTGAAACAGAATGGTTCAAGAATGACTTTCATCATCGTGCATCAAATGTACTTAAATTAAGTATAGAGAATCTGACTTACTAACCTTTTGCATGTCGGACATAAAATTTCAACCATGTTGTTGTACATCTCCAATGTCCTCTTGTAATATGATCAGAAACCACTTCCATGACACTTTCGATTCAGACCTTGCCACAGCAAATACAATGACataaaactggttattagcaTCCTGTGCCATAGCAGACAGCAACTGGCCCCCATGATAGGTCTTGAGGAATGCTCCATTCAAGTGAATCAATGGCCTGCATCCACTCCTAAATCCCCTCTTGCAGGCCTCGAAACATATATACATTTTGTCGAATGTTGGGGGTGCTTGTGGTTGGGGAATAACATCCAACAATGCAGTAGACCTTGGATTGCTTCCATGGATCTCCATTAGATAGTCTTTAAGCTTACCATACTGTTCTACCTCGTTTCCCATGATCCTGTCTTTGGCTTCCCTTACAGCTCTGTAAACCATTTTAGGATGTAGTACTagatcaaactcttcttttaaaaaatcaatgGCCTTATGTGTGTTCATATGGGGATGGGTGATCATCCTTTTTTCCACTTTTTTGCTGATCCAGTGTTGGTCAACCGCGTTGCTTCCCAGATCTCTTGCGCATGTATGTTCACTTCTATAGGTTTTCACTTGGAAACACTGCAGCTGTTTATTGTATGAAAGATGAGCAATCCAGGGACAATTCTCATTCTTACAGCCAACTCTAACCCTTTCCTTATCATTTTTAATCCATACCAACTCCCTCCCCTCAGCAATAAACGAATCCTTCACAACTTCCTTGAACCTCTTTATTGTAGCAAATCTTGTGCCTAGCTCAAATCTGCCTTCACCAAAGCCATAGTGTTCATCAAACTCAGGCCAGTGTGGTTTGTTCCCTTCATCCACTGATGAGACAGGGGTATGTAGCTCTTCAGACTCATACTCAAACACAATGTCTTCATTATTAGTGTCTACATCACTGACATAGTCTGCAACGGCTGGCCTCATGCTAGGCTCCCTAGCAGGCCTTGATCTGTTGGGTTGACATCCAGGCCTACTAGTGCTGGGCTGTTTAGTAGGCCCAGTAGACCTTGAGGAACTCTCACCAGCTGAGTCCACCCTTCTTGTTTTAAATCTCTGCCTTTTAAACTCATGTGTTGCTTGTTTTTTTAGCTTCTCATTGGGATCAACCCCTTTCCTCGATGATGGAGACACATGTTTCCTCTTCCCTTTGGCAGCTCTAACCCTTCTGCCCTATCATCTTCACCAGTATCACTCCCACTTTCATAACCAGCTGGAGGTGGTTTATACGGCTTATCTTCTTCACTGTCAGTGCTATCATCGGCGGTAGATGAGCCATCCGACTTCTCCAACTCATTTGGATCGACTTCTTCATCAACCTCAGCATTTTCCTCAAAATCATCATCTGCGATCTTAGGTTTGTCAACATGATGGTCAAAAAAATGTAAAACTCTTCAGTATCTTTGTTCCTCAACTTAGCCTGTCGCATTTGGTTGATCCCTGCGTCCCCCTCATTACATGCAACCCTGACTCCATATCTTGACTTTTTGGATCATACCAGTAAGCCTCCTTATAGGATTGATATCCTAGTCCTTTGAACATCGTGACCAAATCGTCGAAATTGACAAAATCCAAGTCCATTGGAGGAAACTTCTCAACTTGACCATTAACATACACTAACTCACCGCTAGCCCTCCGTGAAAAGTTACCCCCATGATGGAACACGGGAACACTAAAGACATCAACCATCTGCAAAAATTTTCAATCCACAACAAACCACAATATCACCCCTTATTATCTAAATCACCAAAATCTCTCTAAACAACACATGGCAAATGACTAACCCCACAACTAATCACATATGAGAATCACTTACAATCCCTATTAGTCTCACCCTACAACATTGATAGCAAAAAAATGCCCATAAGCAGAACTATTGAACATTAATGTACTTACCACTCTCTACGGCAGACGCAGGTATAACCACGGAGCTTCAATATGGAACTCCTCCACGGAACTGCAACGATGACAATGCGGAGACGAAGCGTTGTATTTTTTAGAAGGAAAAGCTTAGTGGTGCTAAG contains:
- the LOC112701089 gene encoding uncharacterized protein is translated as MRPAVADYVSDVDTNNEDIVFEYESEELHTPVSSVDEGNKPHWPEFDEHYGFGEGRFELGTRFATIKRFKEVVKDSFIAEGRELVWIKNDKERVRVGCKNENCPWIAHLSYNKQLQCFQVKTYRSEHTCARDLGSNAVDQHWISKKVEKRMITHPHMNTHKAIDFLKEEFDLVLHPKMVYRAVREAKDRIMGNEVEQYGKLKDYLMEIHGSNPRSTALLDVIPQPQAPPTFDKMYICFEACKRGFRSGCRPLIHLNGAFLKTYHGGQLLSAMAQDANNQFYVIVFAVARSESKVSWKWFLIILQEDIGDVQQHGTDACIEGDNAECTCGRISSIVSRTYISGKLCGTVQNAQLWLSSRQE